One window of Atribacter laminatus genomic DNA carries:
- a CDS encoding ABC transporter ATP-binding protein: MSFILENLSFHYLPHKPIIKKLFLNLERGCSYVLLGTNGSGKTTLLRILNGFLKPVSGSIRLNSIDLHSYKRSKIAQLVSFVPQNYAVHFPFTVYETVLMGRYPYKSNFSDYSQKDHHITLSILEKTGLSELAYKKMTEISGGEKQRVALARSLCQQTPILLLDEPFSNLDIHYSLFFIQLLKDLVRKGSLVVTSVHDLFMAPLLADRVLFFEPQGISLYTEKEKAFQSEILKRVFKVNIHFSQFSDDEKNCYYPISATAINESSPSFGAVNQNEDLSKLLKKE; this comes from the coding sequence ATGAGTTTTATCTTAGAAAACCTCAGTTTTCACTATTTACCCCATAAGCCAATTATTAAAAAACTTTTTCTAAACTTAGAAAGAGGCTGCTCTTATGTCCTTTTAGGAACAAATGGAAGCGGAAAAACCACCTTGCTTCGAATTTTAAATGGCTTCCTTAAACCGGTCTCAGGTTCAATTCGGCTCAACAGCATTGATCTTCATTCTTATAAACGATCAAAAATTGCCCAACTCGTTTCCTTCGTACCACAAAATTATGCCGTACATTTTCCCTTTACCGTTTATGAAACGGTTCTTATGGGGCGTTATCCCTATAAATCAAACTTTTCCGATTATTCTCAGAAAGACCATCATATCACTCTATCCATATTAGAAAAAACTGGTTTAAGTGAATTAGCCTACAAAAAAATGACTGAAATTAGTGGTGGAGAAAAACAACGGGTTGCTCTGGCCCGTTCACTTTGTCAGCAAACACCAATTCTGCTTCTCGACGAACCTTTTTCGAACTTAGATATTCATTATTCATTATTTTTTATTCAATTACTCAAAGACTTGGTTCGGAAAGGATCTCTGGTGGTTACTTCGGTTCACGATCTTTTTATGGCTCCCTTATTGGCTGATAGAGTTCTTTTCTTTGAACCCCAGGGAATATCACTCTATACCGAAAAAGAAAAAGCCTTTCAATCAGAGATACTAAAAAGAGTCTTTAAGGTAAATATTCATTTTTCACAATTCAGCGATGATGAAAAGAATTGTTATTATCCAATCAGTGCGACAGCGATTAACGAATCATCACCCTCATTTGGCGCTGTCAATCAGAATGAAGATTTATCCAAACTTTTAAAAAAGGAGTAG
- a CDS encoding FecCD family ABC transporter permease, translating to MMTHCGFIRDRSGIADRSRVFFERKKRAGILTFILLSGLVIMFFFFCGSGFIHIPFLDVLTIMFSHTSENQLWHDVVFNIRLPRILGSMLIGGILAGCGTLFQAVLLNPLASPFTLGISSGAAFGGALALYLGFQNPVFLAFFWGLISLVIVILLGGTRKTLYPTRLILSGVIVSSIFSAGISFLKYLFKEEVSSVLFWIMGSLVGLTWQNITLLLPFSVILFIMLVLVSDSLNILCLGDDQALQLGLNPVFIRLFTLIISSFAIAAAVSIGGVIGFVGLIVPHLFRIVIGPDHRLLLPISIIGGALLLLVADNIVRAFFQLEIPVGVITTLLGGPFFCVLLVKSEGQKYQ from the coding sequence ATGATGACTCATTGTGGATTCATCCGAGACCGGTCAGGGATAGCTGACCGGTCTCGGGTTTTCTTTGAAAGAAAAAAAAGAGCGGGTATCCTAACCTTCATTCTTTTAAGTGGGTTAGTTATAATGTTTTTCTTCTTTTGTGGTTCTGGATTTATTCATATTCCTTTTCTCGATGTTCTTACTATTATGTTTAGTCACACCAGTGAAAATCAACTATGGCATGATGTGGTTTTTAATATTCGTCTTCCCCGCATTTTGGGAAGTATGTTGATTGGTGGCATTCTCGCTGGATGTGGAACGTTATTTCAAGCGGTCCTGCTCAACCCTTTAGCCAGTCCCTTTACCCTGGGGATTTCTTCTGGTGCGGCTTTCGGCGGCGCTCTGGCTCTTTATTTAGGATTTCAAAATCCGGTATTTTTAGCATTTTTTTGGGGATTGATTTCGTTAGTGATTGTTATTCTTTTGGGTGGGACTAGAAAAACCCTGTACCCAACTCGGCTTATCTTATCAGGGGTCATTGTCAGCTCAATATTTTCAGCTGGTATTAGCTTTTTAAAGTATCTTTTTAAGGAAGAGGTGAGCAGCGTCCTTTTTTGGATCATGGGAAGTTTGGTAGGATTAACCTGGCAAAATATCACCCTCCTATTGCCTTTTAGCGTTATCCTTTTCATCATGCTGGTTTTGGTCAGCGATTCTCTGAATATCCTCTGTCTTGGTGACGACCAAGCTCTTCAGTTAGGTTTAAACCCAGTTTTTATTCGGTTATTTACTTTGATTATTTCTTCTTTTGCCATTGCTGCTGCGGTATCAATTGGAGGAGTGATCGGGTTTGTCGGCCTTATCGTTCCTCATTTATTCCGAATTGTAATAGGACCCGATCATCGATTACTCCTTCCAATTTCCATCATCGGAGGAGCCCTTTTGCTCTTAGTTGCCGATAATATTGTCCGAGCTTTTTTTCAACTCGAGATACCGGTTGGAGTGATTACAACTCTATTGGGAGGTCCATTTTTTTGCGTTCTCCTGGTAAAATCGGAAGGACAAAAATATCAATGA
- a CDS encoding sirohydrochlorin cobaltochelatase, which translates to MSCKNTIFLFLMVVLILTSFQVYAAEQQEKSAILIAAFGTSYHEAAVSIENVVKAAQQAFPEYTIVLSYGSRIIRNILKERDGVIIDSPISALAKLADEGFASVVVQPLQIMSGSEFHEILSITKAFGTMNDPHFQPIFSRIEIGDPLLTSEVDYEKIVVALENDMKQYASNAGEVLVLVGHGTEHPANSCYSQLQNILQKHYGPKVLVGTIEGYPTIEDVLVQLQSMNAQRVTLKTFMLVAGDHARNDIAGDEADSWKTVLKKAGYEVQTTLDGLGENDQMVQIWIDHIKDLFPKK; encoded by the coding sequence ATGAGTTGTAAAAACACAATTTTTCTTTTTTTAATGGTGGTATTGATTTTAACCAGTTTTCAAGTTTATGCTGCTGAGCAGCAAGAAAAATCAGCAATACTCATCGCTGCTTTTGGAACGTCTTACCATGAAGCTGCTGTTTCCATTGAAAACGTGGTAAAAGCAGCTCAACAAGCATTTCCCGAATATACTATCGTGTTGAGTTATGGTTCACGAATTATCCGAAACATTCTCAAAGAACGAGATGGCGTGATTATCGACAGTCCCATTTCAGCTTTGGCAAAATTAGCCGATGAAGGTTTTGCTTCAGTAGTCGTTCAACCTCTGCAAATCATGTCGGGGAGTGAATTCCACGAGATTCTTTCCATCACCAAGGCTTTTGGAACCATGAACGATCCTCACTTTCAGCCTATTTTTTCTCGAATCGAAATCGGTGATCCCTTGCTGACCAGCGAAGTTGATTATGAAAAGATCGTGGTTGCTTTAGAAAACGATATGAAGCAATACGCTTCCAATGCTGGAGAGGTATTGGTTTTAGTCGGTCATGGAACCGAGCATCCCGCCAACAGCTGTTATTCTCAGCTCCAAAATATACTTCAAAAACACTATGGACCCAAGGTACTGGTTGGAACCATTGAAGGGTATCCAACCATCGAAGATGTTCTTGTCCAGTTACAGTCCATGAATGCTCAACGAGTCACCCTAAAAACCTTTATGTTGGTCGCCGGAGACCATGCTCGCAATGATATTGCTGGAGATGAAGCCGATTCCTGGAAGACGGTACTTAAAAAAGCTGGCTATGAGGTTCAAACCACCCTAGATGGTTTAGGAGAAAACGATCAAATGGTCCAAATCTGGATTGATCATATCAAAGACCTCTTTCCTAAGAAATGA
- a CDS encoding precorrin-2 C(20)-methyltransferase gives MKLSVVGLGPGDPELVTVKAKKVIENSQLIFVPSMKSDLSSRAYHTALPYISKSVSIVPLYFPYFSNPRFSEIIQSNIDSMMTKLKLYDQAAFLIIGDPFLYSSYFQLHQFLQEQYPEIKIDIIPGLSAYQLALSRLQIPAVGNNQTLSVITGDVNHEKISSVLGLSDTVVIYKINQIANLAHFESQTREFSVRKICCEIGTDQETIRDLNHKTALDHYGYFSSIILKKTNL, from the coding sequence TTGAAACTGTCAGTGGTTGGTCTCGGTCCTGGAGATCCCGAATTGGTTACCGTGAAAGCGAAGAAGGTCATCGAAAACAGCCAATTGATATTTGTCCCTTCGATGAAAAGTGATTTATCCAGCCGAGCTTATCATACTGCTCTTCCCTACATCTCAAAAAGTGTCTCAATTGTTCCGTTGTATTTTCCATATTTCTCCAATCCTCGATTTTCGGAAATCATTCAATCGAATATTGATTCGATGATGACCAAATTAAAACTTTACGATCAAGCGGCATTTCTCATTATCGGAGATCCTTTTTTATATTCCAGTTATTTTCAGCTCCATCAATTTTTGCAGGAACAATATCCTGAAATTAAAATTGATATTATTCCAGGTTTAAGTGCCTATCAATTAGCTCTATCTCGCCTTCAGATTCCAGCAGTAGGAAACAACCAAACTTTATCAGTTATCACCGGTGATGTAAACCATGAAAAGATATCTTCGGTTTTAGGTTTAAGTGATACTGTGGTTATCTATAAAATCAATCAAATAGCAAACTTAGCTCATTTTGAGTCCCAAACCCGAGAGTTTTCAGTTCGAAAGATCTGTTGCGAAATAGGAACCGATCAAGAGACGATTCGGGATTTAAATCATAAAACCGCACTCGATCATTATGGATATTTCTCAAGTATCATTTTAAAGAAAACTAACCTTTAA
- a CDS encoding cobalamin biosynthesis protein, whose translation MKTVIFPFHKHYALLAKNIADFDFLQPVQFVEGWKNSQKNLQEKWETDVILIFIGSLGIATRLTAPFLKNKLIDPGIIVIDGAAKFCIVVNGGHSRSMNTLCRLIAEQLQLIPVITTGTDACGYLSPEEIAERLDCQIEDPHYLLKTIQSRLIEGEIIPICFDEPFSPPYFPGYQIQSSHHQFPQEPFLYLTDRIFSSPKAVFVRPRSLVIGTGFRKQFSLDKFVDSYHDFIEKNKYSHLSVAEVLTLDRKVPSLLPLVQKISINITGYSPDQLKNVSGEFYSPCAQKHLKIPGLSEPSLIIRGAEILVGKTVYPDMTFALGRLPWNPQGSLMFVGIGPGQPNLMTIQAIQALEESDLIIGYETYLKMVPFRYQNRILSIFTQMGEEIQRVKKAIELVKKGNRVAVISSGDSGVFGMTAPGVELAIQENIPWRIVPGITAAIWGASLIGSPLVNGFCVISLSDYLIGWDNIITNLQLLAQTELPIVVYNLVKKDRSQKIEELVDIVQQNRGLETNVAIIKKDGTKEFIQLQQLVHSNLDMNTLLIIGGLRNKRLGKYLITDRGYNL comes from the coding sequence ATGAAAACCGTCATTTTCCCTTTTCATAAACACTATGCTCTCTTAGCAAAAAATATTGCCGATTTTGATTTTTTGCAACCAGTTCAATTCGTCGAAGGTTGGAAAAATTCCCAAAAAAACCTTCAGGAAAAATGGGAAACTGATGTCATCTTAATTTTTATAGGAAGCCTTGGAATTGCTACTCGATTGACTGCGCCCTTTCTCAAAAACAAACTGATCGATCCGGGAATCATCGTCATTGATGGAGCTGCCAAGTTTTGTATCGTGGTGAACGGAGGCCATTCCCGTTCCATGAATACCCTCTGTCGTTTAATTGCTGAACAGCTTCAACTCATACCGGTGATCACGACTGGAACCGATGCCTGCGGTTATCTCAGTCCAGAAGAGATCGCCGAGCGATTGGATTGCCAAATTGAAGATCCTCATTATCTTTTAAAAACCATTCAAAGTCGTCTGATAGAGGGCGAAATTATTCCCATTTGTTTTGATGAACCCTTTTCACCACCCTATTTCCCTGGATATCAAATTCAATCATCTCACCACCAATTTCCCCAAGAACCCTTTTTATATCTCACTGATCGGATTTTTTCTTCCCCAAAAGCGGTTTTTGTACGACCTCGTTCTTTAGTAATCGGAACTGGATTTCGAAAGCAGTTTTCCCTCGATAAATTTGTAGATTCTTACCATGATTTTATTGAAAAAAATAAATATTCCCACCTTTCAGTGGCTGAAGTCCTCACTCTTGACCGAAAAGTTCCTTCACTTCTCCCCTTGGTTCAAAAAATTTCAATTAATATTACCGGATATTCACCAGATCAACTAAAGAATGTTTCCGGGGAATTTTATTCTCCTTGTGCCCAAAAACATTTAAAAATTCCCGGTTTATCTGAACCGTCGTTGATTATTCGTGGTGCTGAGATTTTAGTGGGAAAAACCGTCTATCCCGATATGACCTTTGCCTTAGGACGACTCCCCTGGAATCCTCAGGGAAGTTTAATGTTTGTTGGAATCGGACCCGGTCAGCCCAACCTGATGACTATCCAAGCCATACAAGCCCTTGAAGAAAGTGACCTGATCATTGGGTATGAGACCTATCTAAAAATGGTGCCTTTTCGTTATCAAAACCGCATTCTATCGATTTTTACCCAGATGGGCGAAGAAATCCAGCGGGTAAAAAAAGCGATTGAATTGGTTAAAAAAGGGAATCGGGTAGCGGTAATCAGCAGTGGCGATTCAGGGGTGTTTGGAATGACAGCTCCGGGGGTGGAACTGGCAATCCAAGAAAACATTCCATGGCGTATCGTTCCCGGAATTACAGCAGCCATTTGGGGGGCTTCTCTGATTGGGTCTCCGTTGGTAAATGGTTTTTGTGTTATCAGTCTGAGTGATTATTTAATTGGCTGGGATAATATTATCACCAATCTTCAACTCCTTGCTCAAACTGAGCTTCCAATCGTAGTCTATAACTTAGTTAAAAAGGATCGGTCTCAAAAAATTGAAGAGCTGGTTGATATCGTTCAACAAAATCGGGGATTAGAAACCAACGTGGCCATCATTAAAAAAGATGGGACCAAGGAATTCATCCAGCTCCAACAGCTGGTTCATTCCAATCTTGACATGAACACGCTGCTGATTATTGGAGGGTTAAGAAACAAACGCCTTGGAAAATATCTCATTACTGATAGGGGGTATAATCTTTGA
- the cobM gene encoding precorrin-4 C(11)-methyltransferase: MTPVYFVGAGPGDPELITLKGKKLLEKADCVIYAGSLVNHDILKVCSPQTRLVDSSTHTLEEIIDYMIQEVSQNHLVIRLHSGDPSLYGAIQEQINELDNRGINYQVIPGVSSVGAVASRIKKEYTLPHGTQTLIITRMGGQTPVPESEQLSTLAAHRTSMVILLSSGFIDQVVEELSKIYPLETPIICAYRVTWPDERIIQSTLEKISQAVKEAGIHRSATLLIGPFLNHSERYRSYLYGEWINENRHFPFS; this comes from the coding sequence ATGACCCCGGTCTATTTTGTCGGCGCAGGACCAGGAGATCCTGAACTCATAACCCTAAAAGGGAAAAAGCTTTTAGAAAAAGCCGATTGTGTTATCTATGCCGGTTCTTTGGTAAACCATGACATTCTAAAAGTATGTTCTCCTCAGACGAGATTAGTTGACAGCTCAACCCATACGCTCGAAGAAATCATCGATTATATGATCCAAGAAGTCTCTCAAAATCACCTAGTTATTCGACTTCATTCCGGAGACCCTTCTCTATATGGAGCAATCCAGGAACAAATCAATGAATTAGATAACCGCGGCATCAACTATCAAGTCATACCCGGTGTGTCCTCGGTCGGCGCAGTGGCTTCCAGGATTAAAAAGGAATACACTCTTCCCCATGGGACTCAAACTCTGATCATTACTCGAATGGGCGGACAAACTCCTGTACCAGAAAGCGAACAGCTTTCAACCCTGGCAGCTCATCGAACCTCGATGGTCATCCTCCTCAGTAGTGGTTTTATCGATCAGGTGGTTGAAGAATTATCAAAAATATATCCATTAGAGACCCCAATAATCTGTGCTTATCGAGTAACTTGGCCGGATGAACGTATTATTCAGAGCACCTTGGAAAAAATTTCTCAAGCAGTAAAAGAGGCTGGAATCCACCGCTCTGCAACGCTCCTGATTGGACCTTTTTTAAATCATTCGGAGCGCTATCGATCATATCTTTATGGAGAATGGATAAATGAAAACCGTCATTTTCCCTTTTCATAA
- the cbiT gene encoding precorrin-6Y C5,15-methyltransferase (decarboxylating) subunit CbiT: MNRIVFISTGPGNPQYLLPMAHQVIAQSQVLIGRPDLLDLWEHQNKVKLTVNMNSLFHQLIEFQNKHELTAVLISGDATLFSLLNNFHFPLNIEVIPGISSFQYFCSRLKINWNTLKIINLHGNKKLSPFILALEQGYEMMVFTGGLHSATDLLKIAALVSPNRRGTLGVNLSLPEEFIQSGTVQELCSTHLSKSDLVLIYLSPGERKGIGFFEDEDYIRTNIPFSKKETRMMVCSLLELSPAMTVLEIGGGSGGITIDIARRISEGILFSLEKNQEACQLIQQNCERFRIDNVQCIHGTAPNDIPQKLFDRIFIGGSGGSLSSIIDNSSKLLKKGGILVMTALSLLHVTEGINRIKNNPFQPLSIFQQSISRIDPNDKNLMVKSLNPIFFIKAVKS; encoded by the coding sequence ATGAATAGGATTGTTTTTATCAGCACCGGCCCAGGAAATCCTCAATATCTACTCCCCATGGCTCATCAGGTCATTGCTCAATCCCAGGTTTTAATCGGACGACCTGACTTACTCGATTTGTGGGAACATCAAAATAAAGTTAAATTAACCGTCAATATGAATAGCTTGTTCCATCAATTAATCGAATTTCAAAATAAACATGAATTGACTGCGGTTTTGATATCCGGTGACGCAACACTCTTTAGCTTATTGAATAATTTTCACTTTCCACTCAATATCGAAGTTATCCCCGGAATCAGTAGTTTTCAGTATTTTTGCAGTCGTTTAAAAATAAACTGGAACACTCTCAAAATTATCAATTTGCATGGAAATAAAAAACTCTCACCGTTCATTCTGGCTTTGGAACAAGGGTATGAAATGATGGTTTTTACCGGTGGTCTTCATTCGGCAACCGATCTTCTAAAAATTGCCGCTTTGGTTTCTCCCAACCGGAGGGGAACGTTAGGTGTCAACCTGTCTCTTCCTGAGGAATTCATCCAATCGGGTACTGTTCAAGAACTCTGCAGTACTCACCTTTCCAAAAGCGATCTTGTCCTCATTTACCTTTCCCCGGGAGAGAGAAAAGGGATCGGTTTTTTTGAGGACGAGGATTATATTCGCACCAATATCCCTTTTTCAAAAAAAGAGACCCGAATGATGGTTTGTTCATTACTGGAGCTCTCACCAGCCATGACTGTACTGGAAATAGGTGGCGGTTCAGGCGGCATTACCATTGATATTGCTCGACGGATATCCGAAGGTATTTTATTTTCTCTGGAAAAAAATCAAGAAGCCTGTCAGCTCATTCAGCAAAACTGTGAACGTTTTAGGATCGATAATGTTCAATGCATCCATGGTACAGCACCGAACGACATTCCCCAAAAGCTCTTCGATCGCATTTTTATTGGAGGAAGTGGAGGTTCTCTATCCTCGATTATCGATAATAGTTCTAAATTATTAAAAAAAGGAGGAATCTTGGTTATGACTGCTCTGTCTCTTTTGCATGTGACTGAGGGGATAAATCGGATAAAAAATAATCCTTTTCAGCCTTTATCGATTTTTCAGCAAAGTATATCCCGGATTGATCCCAATGATAAAAACTTGATGGTGAAATCTCTCAATCCCATTTTTTTTATCAAGGCAGTTAAATCATGA
- the cbiD gene encoding cobalt-precorrin-5B (C(1))-methyltransferase CbiD, producing MKLGITTGTCASAAALGALFKALGKDPSYVKTQLPNGEYIDVEIIQVGVRSDGHYFSMVKKYAGDDPDVTDGILIGASLLLRPGKQNISIIGGEGVGKVTKPGLYLEPGEWAINPVPKKQITDNLLRFLPKYWDLQVEIYVPNGSKIATQTFNSELGIEGGISILGTTGRVFPMSQSSFMETIRLQIRQRIALGFPTLVLVPGNYGEKFAQSLGWDSQYIIRTSGYIGFALDTARIEKAKRIVVIGQIGKMVKIAGGIFNTHNQVADARREILFAHLVRFGLPTQFFDDIWLATTAEQVSQILISWPTAAQFWDYLAHEITRKINKRIKGELSVEVYIFSLKQGLLGKDVLDE from the coding sequence ATGAAATTGGGAATCACTACTGGAACTTGTGCATCGGCTGCCGCTCTTGGAGCACTTTTTAAGGCCTTAGGAAAAGACCCTTCTTATGTCAAGACTCAGCTTCCCAATGGAGAATATATCGACGTTGAAATTATTCAAGTTGGAGTAAGATCCGATGGACACTATTTCTCAATGGTGAAAAAGTATGCTGGCGATGACCCGGATGTCACCGATGGTATATTGATCGGTGCTTCTCTCCTACTAAGACCAGGAAAACAGAATATCTCGATTATTGGGGGAGAAGGAGTTGGAAAAGTAACCAAACCGGGTTTATATCTCGAACCAGGAGAATGGGCTATTAATCCCGTTCCCAAAAAACAAATCACCGATAACTTACTGCGATTTCTTCCCAAATACTGGGACCTTCAGGTTGAAATATATGTTCCGAATGGATCGAAGATAGCAACCCAAACATTCAATTCCGAGCTGGGTATAGAAGGCGGTATTTCTATCTTAGGAACTACGGGAAGAGTCTTCCCCATGTCACAAAGTTCTTTTATGGAAACGATTCGCTTACAAATTCGTCAACGAATCGCTCTGGGGTTTCCCACCTTGGTCCTGGTTCCAGGAAATTATGGAGAGAAGTTTGCTCAAAGCCTTGGCTGGGATTCTCAATACATCATCCGTACATCTGGATATATCGGATTTGCTCTGGATACTGCTCGAATCGAAAAAGCAAAAAGAATCGTTGTGATTGGTCAAATTGGAAAAATGGTAAAAATTGCTGGTGGAATATTTAACACTCATAACCAGGTTGCCGATGCCCGACGAGAAATACTATTTGCCCATTTAGTTCGATTTGGTTTACCAACTCAATTTTTTGATGATATTTGGTTAGCTACCACAGCTGAACAGGTTTCTCAAATCTTAATTAGTTGGCCAACGGCTGCTCAATTCTGGGATTATCTTGCCCATGAAATTACTCGGAAAATTAACAAAAGGATCAAAGGTGAGTTATCGGTTGAAGTATATATTTTTTCGCTAAAACAAGGCCTCTTGGGAAAGGATGTTCTTGATGAATAG
- a CDS encoding precorrin-8X methylmutase encodes MDSIESQSLQLIKTVLDHYSLPEYGRFLVERAVHATADFSIASLIFIQPGFIETSMNKIESGSEIYCDTEMVSSGISPRLLQQCGIKLTVFVHQQECYARAQRDNITRSEAAVDLSCEKNIRKFIFGNAPTGLLRLVQHINRGYQADFVIGMPVGFISAAFSKQQLLQTGVPAVVLSGPRGGSSIAASVFNALLKKKLGENGMEIKG; translated from the coding sequence ATGGATTCTATTGAATCACAAAGTCTTCAGCTGATTAAAACCGTTTTAGATCATTATTCCCTTCCCGAGTATGGTCGTTTCCTCGTCGAGCGAGCCGTTCACGCAACCGCTGACTTTTCGATCGCTTCACTTATTTTTATTCAACCAGGTTTCATTGAGACCTCAATGAATAAAATCGAATCCGGTTCCGAAATTTATTGTGATACTGAAATGGTTTCCAGTGGAATATCCCCTCGTCTCCTTCAGCAATGTGGAATCAAACTCACTGTTTTCGTTCATCAACAAGAATGTTATGCCCGAGCTCAACGGGATAATATAACCCGCTCAGAAGCAGCTGTAGATTTAAGTTGTGAAAAAAACATCCGAAAATTTATTTTTGGAAATGCTCCAACTGGTCTCCTTCGATTAGTTCAACATATCAACCGGGGATATCAGGCTGATTTTGTCATCGGCATGCCGGTTGGTTTTATCTCGGCAGCTTTTTCCAAACAGCAATTGTTGCAAACCGGTGTTCCAGCTGTCGTTCTTTCCGGTCCTCGCGGAGGAAGCTCTATAGCTGCTTCAGTCTTCAATGCCCTTCTTAAAAAAAAGCTGGGAGAAAATGGAATGGAGATTAAAGGATGA
- a CDS encoding cobyrinate a,c-diamide synthase — MTRGIVIAAPYSGSGKTTVTLSLMRALSRQFRVVPFKIGPDYIDPSYHQAAAKNEPHNLDLYLLGEENLKKMFFQSVRKDEIAIVEGVMGLFDGLGTESWASTAHVAKILKLPVILVVDVRSMSTSAAALVHGFQTYDPELQMVGVICNLTSSKTHYNHVKESIERDCNLPVIGHLPFKKFLDLPERQLGLIPAWHITDIDKWLDHCADFLLKNVNLNQIIDLMKPLEKVDINSSLQVKLPPSETIRIGIANDGAFHFYYSDGLEAFRSAGAELVFFSPLNDKFLPEGLDGIILGGGFPEKFALKLSYNQSMRKSIRSAIENGLPTYAECGGMMYLTQEIENYTHRFYPMVGIFPVKAIMGKRLQHFGYVEAKVTRNNILAPDGVVLHGHEFHYSELVGSQLNSSYQVKKPTGGKTWESGFVYKNCLASYVHLHFYAYPELISSFLNHCRQWRKNHSYIIS, encoded by the coding sequence ATGACGCGTGGAATTGTTATTGCTGCTCCTTATAGTGGCTCCGGTAAAACTACTGTGACTCTTAGCTTGATGCGGGCATTATCTCGTCAATTCCGAGTAGTTCCTTTTAAGATTGGGCCGGATTACATCGATCCTTCCTATCACCAAGCTGCTGCTAAAAATGAACCACACAATTTAGATCTTTATTTGCTGGGAGAAGAGAACTTAAAAAAAATGTTTTTCCAGTCGGTTCGGAAAGATGAAATAGCAATAGTTGAAGGGGTCATGGGATTATTCGATGGATTAGGAACCGAGTCCTGGGCAAGTACCGCTCATGTGGCCAAAATTCTTAAGTTGCCGGTTATTTTGGTAGTTGATGTGAGATCGATGTCAACCAGTGCGGCAGCCCTGGTTCACGGCTTTCAGACCTATGATCCCGAGCTTCAAATGGTGGGAGTTATCTGCAATCTAACCTCAAGCAAAACTCATTATAATCATGTTAAGGAATCCATTGAGAGAGATTGTAACCTCCCAGTTATTGGTCATCTTCCTTTTAAAAAATTTCTTGATTTGCCAGAACGCCAGCTGGGCTTGATCCCTGCTTGGCATATAACTGATATCGATAAATGGCTTGATCATTGTGCCGATTTTCTTCTTAAAAACGTGAATCTCAACCAGATCATTGACCTTATGAAGCCTTTAGAAAAAGTCGATATCAACTCAAGTCTTCAGGTAAAATTACCTCCATCAGAAACAATTCGCATTGGAATTGCCAATGATGGTGCATTCCATTTTTACTACTCTGATGGTTTAGAAGCCTTTCGTTCTGCCGGCGCTGAACTGGTTTTCTTTAGTCCACTGAATGACAAATTTCTCCCGGAAGGACTGGATGGGATTATTTTGGGGGGAGGCTTCCCAGAAAAATTTGCTTTAAAACTCTCTTATAATCAGTCAATGCGGAAATCAATTCGATCGGCGATCGAAAATGGTCTTCCGACTTATGCTGAATGCGGAGGAATGATGTATTTGACTCAGGAAATTGAGAATTATACCCATCGTTTTTATCCAATGGTGGGAATTTTTCCAGTAAAGGCGATAATGGGTAAACGGCTCCAGCACTTTGGGTATGTTGAAGCAAAAGTAACCCGAAATAATATCCTCGCACCGGATGGTGTGGTTTTGCATGGCCATGAATTTCATTATTCTGAGCTGGTAGGCTCTCAACTCAATTCCAGTTACCAAGTTAAAAAGCCAACAGGAGGGAAAACTTGGGAATCGGGTTTTGTCTATAAGAATTGTTTGGCATCTTATGTACATCTACATTTTTATGCTTATCCAGAATTAATTTCTAGTTTTCTCAACCATTGTCGCCAATGGAGGAAAAACCATTCCTATATAATTTCTTAA